A single Scleropages formosus chromosome 4, fSclFor1.1, whole genome shotgun sequence DNA region contains:
- the stc2b gene encoding stanniocalcin-2, whose protein sequence is MLLTLAVALSAFGVMEQAVGSDLHDSQGNPQEKIASQQKGRLSLQNSAEIQHCLVNAGDVGCGVFECFENNSCEIRGLQQICMTFLHNAGKFDSQGKSFIKDALKCMAHGLRHKFSCISRKCQTIKEMVFQLQHECYIKHNLCAAAKDNVNVIVQMIHFQDLFPKGLYVELVNILLSCGEEVREAITRSVRLQCEQNWGALCNSLSFCSPGPPEAHLHPTRVPDSEHHNRGVSWHPVPPSPSPEEKDKAKNGGPTLPVDIGQGAWLLSPGAALADPKKADFRR, encoded by the exons atGTTGCTCACACTCGCTGTAGCGCTCTCTGCCTTTGGGGTCATGGAGCAAGCGGTGGGTTCGGATCTCCACGACAGTCAGGGGAACCCGCAAGAAAAGATTGCGAGTCAGCAGAAAGGACGCCTTTCCCTGCAGAACTCTG CGGAAATTCAACATTGCCTGGTGAATGCAGGGGACGTCGGCTGTGgtgtgtttgaatgttttgAGAACAATTCCTGTGAAATACGTGGTCTACAGCAGATCTGCATGACATTCCTACACAATGCTGGCAAATTTGACTCACAG GGCAAGTCTTTCATCAAAGATGCGCTGAAGTGTATGGCTCATGGTTTGAGGCACAAGTTCAGCTGCATCAGTCGCAAGTGCCAGACCATCAAAGAGATGGTTTTTCAGCTGCAGCATGAGTGCTACATCAAACACAACCTCTGTGCTGCTGCCAAGGACAACGTTAATGTCATAGTGCAGATGATTCACTTCCAGGATCTGTTTCCCAAGGG GCTGTATGTGGAGCTGGTCAACATCTTGCTAAGCTGTGGGGAGGAAGTGAGGGAGGCCATCACCCGAAGTGTGAGGCTGCAGTGTGAGCAGAACTGGGGTGCTCTCTGCAACAGCCTTAGCTTCTGTTCTCCAGGACCCCCGGAGGCTCACTTGCACCCCACCCGTGTGCCTGACTCTGAGCACCACAACAGGGGGGTTTCTTGGCACCCAGTTCCCCCGTCCCCTTCGCCAGAGGAGAAGGACAAGGCAAAGAATGGAGGTCCTACTTTACCTGTTGACATTGGCCAGGGGGCCTGGCTCTTGAGCCCAGGGGCTGCCCTTGCTGATCCAAAAAAGGCAGACTTCAGGAGGTGA